From a region of the Apibacter sp. B3706 genome:
- a CDS encoding acyltransferase family protein, with protein sequence MKLNLLSKYRTLLMGVAILWVMFFHSHVQVGTSTFFEFFKRIGYGGVDIFILVSGFGVYFSIHNDDSIRHFYKKRALRILPYYYPIVIIVTIIAIKLGIWNTDSLFYNLTTLGYWRNVGLGKIYDWYIPALIFLYLVTPLYYKFFKINKNVTTIFAIIAAYVFSYSTNGNYDYLYNLTFRIPHYVIGFWLADFLIRNKEYELNKFTIVLCALSLIAGVSFLYYFYYYTPYFEQYGIYVAPFILITFPLCMFLCYFFSLFKSYKFPILTFFGIHSLTLFIFHEKILFLFYLFLPSNIQDICAFIVTIILAYIWQKLVDNIVNKIAIKKKTFQ encoded by the coding sequence ATGAAATTAAATTTGCTTAGTAAGTATAGAACTTTATTGATGGGTGTTGCCATTTTATGGGTCATGTTTTTCCATTCGCATGTGCAGGTAGGTACATCAACATTTTTTGAATTCTTTAAGCGTATAGGTTATGGAGGGGTGGATATTTTTATATTAGTATCCGGTTTTGGAGTCTATTTTTCAATCCATAATGATGATTCAATAAGACATTTTTATAAAAAAAGAGCGTTACGTATATTACCTTATTACTATCCAATTGTTATAATAGTAACTATTATAGCGATAAAATTGGGAATTTGGAATACAGATTCATTATTTTATAATTTAACTACCTTAGGCTACTGGAGAAATGTGGGTTTAGGAAAAATATACGATTGGTATATACCGGCACTTATATTTTTATATTTGGTAACGCCATTATATTATAAATTTTTTAAAATTAACAAGAATGTTACTACTATATTTGCTATTATAGCAGCATATGTTTTTAGCTATTCTACTAATGGGAATTATGATTATCTTTATAATTTAACTTTTAGAATTCCTCATTATGTAATAGGATTTTGGTTAGCCGATTTCTTAATTAGAAATAAGGAATATGAATTAAACAAATTTACAATAGTTTTATGTGCATTAAGTCTAATAGCAGGAGTAAGCTTTCTTTATTATTTTTATTATTATACTCCCTATTTTGAACAATATGGAATTTATGTGGCTCCTTTTATTCTTATAACATTCCCATTGTGTATGTTCTTATGTTATTTCTTTTCTTTATTTAAGTCGTATAAATTTCCTATTCTCACTTTTTTTGGAATTCACAGTCTTACCTTATTTATTTTCCACGAAAAAATCTTATTCTTATTTTATCTGTTTTTGCCTTCAAATATTCAAGATATTTGCGCATTTATTGTAACAATTATTTTGGCGTATATTTGGCAAAAATTAGTTGACAATATTGTTAATAAGATAGCTATAAAGAAAAAAACTTTCCAATAG
- a CDS encoding TonB-dependent receptor: MMKFKLLYWILFVNQVIFAQTMIYGYLKGGQDKPLDQAVVSLGEDRLIQSKSDRVGYFQFKDVAAGTYLIIINKVGYVPLTLTVKVFPKETRKDLGVIKLEYNPSQEDEGLLTLMEDDFSPDEESSQSMSGIGLLQSSKDVFSKTASFELGSYWFKVRGIDNSYANIMFNGIPMSKNHTGKPDFGNWGGLNNVVKYPYELAENNTISDYSFSNLGGTTYYDTRSSSYRKGFQLTYSFSNRTYQHRIMTTYSSGMLPSGWAFTFSGSRRWMEEGVIDGTYNNSYAYFASLEKKINDNHRLNLTAFGAPTRKTGMSPNTQEVYDLRGKNYNSYWGWQDGDKRNERVKRIFEPIFMLTHYWNLSDKSKITTTASYQFGYNKSSRLNRYEADNPTPTYYKNLPSYWLSQENMTEYENFLHAWKTNDLNVTQLDWGYLYNTNYHAPTYQDPYSGQIGRRASYFLVDDVYKDKTFNAATHLQTFLSDNWKLFLNLNYQNLVSDNYREVNDLLGADFVVNKSSFIKGDGSGSSTDDYNSLKPGSVARKGEKTEYDYRMFRQEITGNATSRVTLSHWEMAVSLLFGWDEAYRNGKFKHGLYPNNSCGKSNKANFTELGLRTGITYKINGRNFVIVNSAYFESSPTLNEIFVNSRLNNDITPHISNQRINTNDLTYILKSPSVKARITGYYTKIKDAVEITRYYAKGVSLDESEDAFVSEVLAGVEKEYLGSEIGLEWKLTPSLILSGIASVGQFTYKNNPNLYILSDNSPGVHDYGSSFIKNYKISGTPQKAYVVGIKYDSPNYWWVGVSGNFLQDNYSNISSLSRTKNFIMKDDAFPYEGATQENVKSIVKQKQFQDVFMLNASLGKSLKMGKYSLSLSASVNNILNERGYVTGSFEQGRYSSYEQLEKDKSLAYPLFGNKLFYDRGRSYFINVSFRF; this comes from the coding sequence ATGATGAAATTTAAGTTATTGTATTGGATACTTTTTGTAAATCAGGTAATATTTGCGCAAACTATGATCTATGGTTATCTCAAAGGAGGTCAAGATAAACCTTTAGACCAGGCTGTCGTTAGCTTAGGTGAAGATCGTTTGATACAATCCAAATCCGATAGGGTAGGATATTTTCAATTTAAAGATGTAGCTGCAGGAACTTATCTAATCATCATTAATAAAGTAGGCTATGTGCCTTTAACTCTAACGGTAAAAGTTTTTCCTAAAGAAACGAGGAAAGATTTAGGAGTAATAAAATTAGAATATAATCCTTCTCAAGAGGATGAAGGTTTATTGACTTTGATGGAAGATGATTTTTCGCCGGATGAAGAGAGTTCTCAATCTATGAGCGGAATTGGGTTATTACAATCATCTAAAGATGTATTTTCTAAAACCGCCTCTTTTGAATTAGGATCTTACTGGTTCAAAGTAAGGGGAATTGATAACAGTTATGCAAATATTATGTTTAATGGTATTCCGATGTCTAAAAATCATACAGGAAAACCTGATTTTGGAAATTGGGGTGGTTTAAATAATGTTGTTAAATATCCTTACGAATTAGCGGAAAATAATACCATCTCTGATTATTCTTTCAGCAATTTGGGAGGAACAACTTATTACGATACACGTTCTTCTTCTTACAGGAAAGGATTTCAGCTAACCTATTCTTTTTCAAATCGTACGTATCAACATAGAATCATGACAACGTATTCCTCGGGAATGCTACCATCGGGATGGGCTTTCACTTTTTCAGGTTCCAGAAGATGGATGGAAGAAGGAGTAATTGATGGGACCTATAACAATTCATATGCGTACTTCGCATCTCTTGAGAAAAAAATTAATGATAACCACAGACTAAATCTTACTGCATTCGGTGCTCCTACAAGAAAAACAGGAATGAGTCCTAATACACAAGAAGTATATGACCTAAGAGGTAAGAATTATAATTCATATTGGGGCTGGCAAGATGGAGATAAAAGAAATGAAAGGGTAAAAAGAATTTTTGAGCCGATATTTATGTTAACTCATTACTGGAATTTAAGCGATAAATCAAAGATAACAACTACAGCCTCATATCAATTTGGATATAATAAAAGTTCCCGTCTAAATAGGTATGAAGCTGATAATCCAACTCCAACTTATTATAAAAATTTACCTAGTTACTGGCTTAGTCAGGAAAATATGACGGAATATGAAAATTTTCTTCATGCTTGGAAGACTAATGATCTCAACGTGACTCAACTCGATTGGGGATATTTATATAATACAAATTATCATGCTCCAACATATCAAGATCCCTACAGCGGGCAAATAGGCAGAAGGGCTTCCTATTTCCTGGTGGATGATGTTTATAAAGATAAAACCTTTAATGCTGCCACTCATTTGCAGACTTTTTTGAGCGATAATTGGAAATTATTTCTCAATTTAAATTATCAAAATTTAGTTTCAGATAATTATAGAGAGGTAAATGATTTATTGGGAGCAGATTTTGTCGTAAATAAAAGTTCATTTATAAAGGGTGATGGTTCCGGTTCATCTACCGATGATTATAACAGCTTAAAACCGGGTAGTGTAGCAAGGAAAGGCGAGAAAACGGAATATGATTACCGAATGTTCAGGCAGGAAATAACGGGAAATGCTACCTCAAGAGTAACGTTAAGCCATTGGGAGATGGCAGTATCATTATTATTCGGCTGGGATGAAGCCTATAGAAACGGAAAATTTAAACACGGATTATATCCGAATAATTCGTGCGGAAAATCTAATAAAGCCAATTTTACAGAATTGGGTCTTAGAACAGGAATAACTTATAAGATTAATGGAAGAAATTTCGTTATAGTAAACTCCGCCTATTTTGAGTCTTCACCAACTTTAAATGAAATTTTTGTGAATTCCCGATTAAATAATGATATAACACCTCATATATCTAATCAAAGAATAAATACTAATGATTTAACATATATTTTAAAGTCTCCTTCTGTGAAAGCCAGGATTACCGGATACTATACAAAGATAAAAGATGCGGTAGAAATAACACGTTATTATGCTAAAGGAGTTAGTTTAGATGAAAGTGAAGACGCGTTTGTTTCAGAAGTTTTAGCAGGTGTTGAAAAAGAATATTTGGGTTCTGAAATAGGATTGGAATGGAAATTAACACCATCTTTAATCCTCTCCGGAATAGCATCTGTAGGGCAATTTACATATAAAAATAATCCTAATTTGTACATACTTAGTGATAATTCACCGGGTGTACATGATTACGGATCTTCTTTCATTAAAAATTATAAGATTTCCGGAACTCCACAAAAAGCATATGTAGTTGGTATTAAATATGATTCGCCTAACTATTGGTGGGTAGGAGTTAGTGGTAATTTCTTACAAGATAATTATTCGAATATATCTTCTCTATCAAGAACCAAAAATTTTATAATGAAAGATGATGCTTTTCCTTATGAGGGAGCTACTCAAGAAAATGTTAAATCTATAGTAAAACAGAAGCAATTTCAAGATGTTTTTATGTTAAATGCTTCTTTGGGTAAATCTCTTAAAATGGGTAAGTATTCCTTGAGTTTAAGTGCTTCGGTAAATAATATTTTAAATGAAAGAGGTTATGTTACCGGATCATTTGAGCAAGGAAGATATTCCAGTTATGAACAATTGGAAAAAGATAAATCGTTGGCCTATCCGCTTTTTGGCAATAAGCTTTTTTACGATAGAGGCAGATCGTATTTCATAAACGTTTCTTTTAGATTTTAA
- a CDS encoding DUF5689 domain-containing protein: MIKNSVLFIFISWFLLACVHDDDYKNPSVNQGRLMQATVYISDLLKTAPVFTGKNGIEAQAFTNGEILEGYVISSDHAGNIYKNLFLVTEDGTQGIVLSINKSSLYTYYPLGSKLYIKLDNLYYGKQNGMVQIGMLPTQPEKYIVDQISPSIMKSNIMLGKDQKNEEELVIKRNSAGKLLTAKEVNNNETYLCTLVEISRVEFNEPGKTFVRNNSSTDNQVNNINLNYFTVPISNYASFAGYKIPYGEGKLRGIMTRYDGMYKTYRLNLRTIEDVKNFPLTQPFFIETFNKVSNVSVRPKINNAIGFDNSQSVTYSDPYGKADIRTSGTSFPSPLVWFPANTNASLIIDHINTSGHKQMILSFKLNVGIFDSLDIGFVDDLIVKCNDFEVELPHIALDKSNNKNTFYTVRIPIPDDTQKIEFFGSASKNKKGIRIDTIQLED; encoded by the coding sequence ATGATTAAAAATAGTGTACTATTTATATTTATATCTTGGTTTCTCTTGGCTTGTGTACATGATGATGATTATAAAAATCCTTCAGTAAATCAAGGTCGGCTAATGCAAGCAACTGTATACATTTCCGATCTTTTAAAAACAGCTCCTGTATTTACCGGAAAAAATGGTATAGAAGCACAGGCTTTTACAAATGGCGAAATTTTAGAGGGCTATGTTATTTCATCAGATCATGCCGGAAATATTTATAAAAATTTATTTTTAGTTACTGAAGACGGAACTCAAGGGATTGTACTCAGCATTAATAAATCCAGCTTATATACTTATTATCCGCTTGGGTCTAAACTATACATTAAATTAGATAATCTTTATTATGGAAAGCAAAACGGTATGGTTCAGATTGGTATGCTTCCTACACAGCCGGAAAAATATATCGTCGATCAAATATCTCCTTCAATTATGAAATCGAATATTATGTTGGGTAAAGATCAAAAAAATGAAGAAGAATTGGTTATTAAAAGAAATTCAGCCGGTAAATTATTAACGGCTAAAGAGGTCAATAATAACGAAACATATTTGTGTACCTTGGTTGAAATTAGCAGAGTAGAATTTAATGAACCGGGTAAGACATTTGTAAGAAACAATTCAAGCACTGACAATCAGGTAAATAATATAAATCTCAATTATTTTACTGTACCTATAAGTAATTATGCTTCTTTTGCGGGATATAAAATTCCCTATGGAGAGGGTAAATTGAGAGGAATTATGACCCGATATGATGGGATGTATAAAACCTATAGATTGAACCTGAGAACTATAGAAGATGTCAAAAATTTTCCACTTACTCAACCTTTTTTTATTGAAACTTTTAATAAGGTTTCAAATGTATCCGTAAGACCTAAAATAAATAATGCAATCGGTTTTGATAATTCTCAATCGGTCACCTATAGTGATCCTTATGGAAAAGCAGATATTAGGACTTCTGGAACTTCATTTCCTTCCCCTTTAGTTTGGTTTCCGGCAAATACTAATGCTTCATTAATTATAGACCATATCAATACATCAGGTCATAAACAAATGATTTTATCCTTTAAACTTAATGTAGGCATTTTTGATTCATTGGATATCGGCTTTGTGGATGATCTAATAGTTAAATGTAATGATTTTGAAGTAGAGCTGCCCCATATTGCTTTAGATAAAAGCAATAATAAAAATACATTTTATACTGTGCGAATTCCTATTCCGGATGATACTCAAAAAATTGAATTTTTTGGATCAGCAAGTAAAAATAAAAAAGGAATTAGGATTGATACGATACAATTGGAAGATTAA
- the mltG gene encoding endolytic transglycosylase MltG, with protein sequence MKKIIIVIIILFLLFSLGLIIVGVPYYKKYYSSNVIQEKLIYIPTRASYHQVKKMIAPYLKDIESFDKVAYAEKYPNKIKAGRYKLNVGENNKDLIRRLLLGKQDEVHLRIKSYDDIYELASDLGKNLEDDSLHFINYFKKQASLKGYNDVEELKIYFTPETYYMDWNTSPELLFSRFETIHNRFWNEKRKAEADNLGLSILEVYTLASIVQREYVNKEELPIIASLYLNRLKENMKLQSDPTVQYAERKVYGFKVQIKRVKNVSIDSPYNTYKYKGLPPLPICIPNDFVIDAVLNPAKTEYLYMCAIRNTGRHAFTSKPEEHMKNAKAYIEWLNSIKIN encoded by the coding sequence ATGAAAAAAATAATTATTGTCATAATAATTTTGTTTTTATTATTTTCGTTGGGATTAATTATTGTAGGCGTTCCTTATTACAAAAAATATTACAGCTCAAATGTTATACAGGAAAAGCTTATATATATTCCAACTCGAGCTAGTTACCATCAGGTAAAAAAAATGATCGCTCCTTATCTTAAAGACATTGAATCTTTTGACAAAGTAGCTTATGCCGAAAAATATCCGAATAAAATAAAAGCCGGGAGATATAAATTAAATGTAGGAGAAAATAATAAAGATTTAATCAGACGTTTATTATTGGGCAAACAAGATGAAGTTCATTTAAGAATTAAATCATATGATGACATTTATGAATTGGCTTCCGACTTAGGTAAAAATTTAGAGGACGATTCTTTACATTTTATAAATTATTTTAAAAAACAAGCATCATTAAAAGGATATAATGATGTAGAAGAACTGAAAATATATTTCACTCCGGAAACCTATTATATGGACTGGAATACTTCGCCGGAACTATTATTTTCAAGATTTGAAACTATTCATAACCGTTTTTGGAATGAAAAAAGAAAGGCAGAAGCCGATAACTTAGGGTTGTCTATTTTAGAAGTTTATACCTTAGCTTCCATAGTTCAAAGGGAATATGTAAATAAAGAAGAATTGCCCATCATTGCCAGCTTATATCTTAATCGTTTAAAAGAAAATATGAAATTACAATCGGATCCTACCGTTCAGTATGCAGAAAGAAAGGTATATGGTTTTAAGGTTCAAATCAAGAGAGTAAAAAATGTATCTATTGATTCTCCATATAATACCTATAAGTATAAAGGCTTACCTCCTTTACCTATTTGTATTCCTAATGATTTTGTAATCGATGCCGTTTTAAATCCGGCTAAAACTGAATATTTATATATGTGCGCTATTAGAAATACCGGCAGACATGCCTTTACTTCAAAACCGGAAGAACATATGAAAAATGCAAAAGCATATATAGAATGGTTAAACTCAATCAAAATAAACTAA
- a CDS encoding SDR family NAD(P)-dependent oxidoreductase, whose translation MQKTALITGATSGIGQATAKIFAENGINLILCGRRKSRLDDIKKALEDKVKITTLSFDVGNREAVFSAIESLSDQNKKDINILVNCAGNAHGLDTFLDSSIDDFDSMIDSNVKGLLYVSKAVVPILVANKRGHIINISSIAGKETYPKGTVYCATKHAVEAISKGMRMDLLTQGIKVTNIAPGAVETEFSLVRFKGDQKRADAVYQGFEPLVAEDIADAIYYAVSRPDHVQIADVTIFPKAQASGTLFDRK comes from the coding sequence ATGCAAAAAACAGCTTTAATTACAGGGGCTACTTCAGGTATAGGTCAAGCTACGGCGAAAATATTCGCTGAAAATGGAATCAATCTTATACTCTGTGGAAGAAGAAAAAGTAGATTGGACGATATAAAAAAAGCATTGGAAGATAAAGTGAAAATAACCACTCTTTCATTTGATGTTGGAAATAGAGAAGCGGTATTTTCTGCAATAGAAAGTTTGTCGGATCAAAATAAGAAAGATATAAATATATTAGTAAATTGTGCAGGAAATGCCCATGGATTAGACACATTTTTGGATTCTTCAATTGATGATTTTGATTCGATGATCGATTCGAATGTTAAAGGACTTCTGTATGTATCCAAAGCCGTCGTTCCTATTTTAGTTGCCAACAAAAGAGGACATATAATAAACATAAGTTCTATTGCAGGAAAGGAAACTTATCCAAAAGGAACGGTATATTGTGCTACCAAACATGCCGTGGAAGCAATCAGTAAAGGAATGAGAATGGATTTGTTAACTCAAGGGATAAAGGTTACCAATATTGCTCCGGGTGCTGTTGAAACTGAATTTTCCTTGGTTCGATTTAAAGGAGACCAAAAAAGGGCAGATGCTGTATATCAGGGATTTGAGCCTTTAGTCGCAGAAGATATAGCGGACGCTATCTATTATGCAGTATCAAGACCTGATCATGTACAAATTGCGGATGTGACCATATTTCCGAAAGCTCAAGCTTCCGGAACGTTATTTGACAGAAAATAA
- a CDS encoding endonuclease → MRIFLKNIFVFIFLLLDNTPIEAQIRYKSATVMFYNVENLYDTIPSADLINGTLDPNDPKYQISVSEDEALQSGYEVYRDELSFNKLKGKKVVRKHILTDEFHYKGPKRWNTKKYKEKINNISRVISETGKAETQSMPVIIGLCEIENEHVLNDLCEAINKRGGIYEFIHLNSFDERGIDVGLLYNKTRFIPLNKQKLLINLPRQEGYKNYTRDILLVEGLLEGEKMYFLVNHWPSRRGGEQRSLPKRMAAAKVLKQAMDSLISINPKAKIVAMGDFNDDCTSPSIKKGLNTVSKKENVITGSYYNPAENLFKKGLGTIAYQDSFSFFDQQIMSPALIIDKEGYHYYKMNVFAPIYLVTQEGPYKGYPFRTFSNDNYTGGYSDHFPVYTILIKEIK, encoded by the coding sequence ATGCGTATATTTTTAAAAAATATATTTGTTTTTATTTTTTTATTACTTGATAATACCCCCATTGAAGCACAAATACGATATAAATCAGCAACCGTCATGTTTTATAACGTAGAAAATCTCTATGACACCATTCCATCTGCTGATCTTATTAACGGCACCCTGGATCCTAACGATCCAAAGTATCAAATAAGCGTATCCGAAGATGAAGCTTTACAATCCGGATATGAGGTGTACCGAGATGAACTATCCTTCAATAAACTAAAAGGAAAAAAAGTAGTCAGAAAGCATATTTTAACCGATGAATTCCATTATAAAGGACCAAAACGCTGGAATACAAAAAAATATAAAGAAAAAATCAATAACATCAGCCGAGTTATATCCGAAACCGGAAAAGCAGAAACTCAATCTATGCCGGTAATTATCGGTTTATGTGAAATTGAAAATGAGCATGTATTGAATGATCTATGCGAAGCCATCAATAAAAGAGGAGGAATTTATGAATTTATTCATCTCAATTCTTTCGATGAAAGAGGCATAGATGTTGGCTTATTATATAACAAAACAAGGTTTATCCCCCTAAATAAACAAAAGCTGTTAATAAATTTACCCAGACAAGAAGGTTATAAAAATTATACACGCGATATACTACTGGTAGAAGGTCTGTTAGAAGGTGAAAAAATGTATTTTTTGGTCAATCATTGGCCTTCCCGACGAGGAGGTGAACAAAGAAGCCTTCCCAAAAGGATGGCGGCTGCCAAAGTCTTAAAACAAGCAATGGACAGCCTCATAAGCATCAACCCAAAGGCAAAAATAGTAGCTATGGGTGATTTTAATGATGATTGTACCAGCCCCAGTATTAAAAAAGGATTAAATACGGTATCTAAAAAGGAAAACGTAATAACCGGTTCTTATTATAATCCCGCAGAGAACTTATTTAAAAAAGGATTAGGAACAATTGCCTATCAAGATTCATTTAGCTTTTTCGATCAACAAATTATGTCTCCTGCCCTTATTATAGATAAGGAAGGCTATCACTATTACAAAATGAATGTGTTTGCCCCTATTTATTTAGTTACTCAAGAAGGTCCTTACAAAGGCTATCCTTTCCGTACTTTTTCTAATGATAATTATACCGGAGGATATAGTGACCATTTTCCGGTTTATACTATTCTTATTAAAGAAATTAAATAA
- a CDS encoding shikimate dehydrogenase family protein produces the protein MILGLLGKNISYSFSKNYFTEKFKLQGLKDFSYKIFDIPSKNDISKLFNTPDLLGFNVTIPYKKDILDFLDELSPEAEKIGAVNTVKIKGKKRIGYNTDAIGFKNSLVHLLKPHHQSALILGNGGASQAVAYILHHLSIPYTIISRNGINTYSSLTQEIISSHNLIINTTPVGTYPNIDDCPPVPTHFFTPEHLIYDLIYNPEETKLLQLGKKAGSQTKNGLEMLHLQADHAWNIWYENK, from the coding sequence ATGATTTTAGGTTTATTAGGAAAAAATATTTCTTATTCTTTTTCCAAAAATTATTTCACGGAAAAATTTAAACTACAGGGATTAAAAGATTTTTCCTATAAAATATTTGATATTCCTTCCAAAAATGATATTTCAAAACTTTTTAACACGCCAGATTTACTCGGTTTTAATGTTACCATTCCTTATAAAAAAGATATACTAGATTTTCTAGATGAATTAAGTCCTGAGGCTGAAAAAATTGGGGCTGTTAATACGGTTAAAATTAAAGGTAAAAAAAGGATTGGTTATAATACCGATGCAATCGGTTTTAAAAACTCATTAGTTCATTTATTAAAACCTCATCACCAATCGGCTTTAATTCTCGGTAACGGTGGAGCTTCACAAGCGGTCGCTTATATTTTACACCATCTTTCCATACCTTATACAATCATCTCCCGAAACGGAATAAATACTTATAGCTCATTAACCCAAGAAATAATTTCATCTCACAATTTAATTATAAATACAACACCGGTAGGAACTTATCCTAATATAGATGATTGTCCCCCTGTACCCACTCATTTTTTTACCCCTGAACATTTAATTTATGATTTGATATACAATCCGGAAGAAACTAAATTGTTACAACTGGGAAAAAAAGCAGGTTCACAAACTAAAAATGGATTGGAAATGCTCCATTTACAAGCTGATCATGCCTGGAATATCTGGTATGAAAATAAGTAA